In Pempheris klunzingeri isolate RE-2024b chromosome 5, fPemKlu1.hap1, whole genome shotgun sequence, the DNA window tggatGTTTAGGTAAGAGCCAGAGAGGAGGTATGGTACGTGTTAACCTATAGGGTCATGGTGTGGTAGGGTCATGGTCTTGTAGGGTGACTTCTAAAGTGTGACCATTTCTGTGCATTCCTTCGTATTTGGACAAGACCCCCTTTAGGTCTCGTTACTGATGGAAACCATATGATGAGATAAGCTTTCTTTGTTATTGATGGAAACCATATGATGAGATAAGCTTTCTTTGTTATTGATGGAAACCATATGATGAGATAAGCTTTCTTTGTTATTGATGGAAACCATATGGTGACATAAGCTTTTAAGGTATAAAAAGGTGGTCAAGAGGAAGACACATACTCAGCTGGGGGTTACACTGTCCGTAAGGGACATGGAATTGGCTTCACGTCTTCCCAGGCAACCATGgcgcctgttagacaactgatctttttgtcaTAAActtatttttatgcaacaagtcgttgtcagcggacgttttcctttcatcatctgcacatcatcGTTACCTGAGGAGTCATGACACATCCGTGGCTCTTTGGTAAACCCAGCCTAttgaaataaaagattaaaaaaaaaagagaatgaagCTGCAGATGGATCGTAACAcagtttctgtgtttcagaaCTGAACATTTTATACTGGATTTATTGCATTAGACtacattaattttaataaagtGAACCTAATAAACAAGCAactgagtgtgtatatgtgtacaaATCTCCAAGGCACAGTTGTAGGAGATTGGACAAGTATTCACCATATCTCAGGTCTTCTAAGAGGATTATGTGCAGTGTcccattttcacacacaaactcatcaggaaaacatTGGTGGAGATTTTTGCAATATTAATCCAACAGTTATAAACATACAATAACCGTAACTGTTTTACCGTCACCAGGCGATTGTTCTTCCCCAGTTTCTTTGCAAAACTGTCCACCAAATAATCAAGACCCAGCTCTGATCGGATCGCTAGATGCCAAAAAAACAACGGTGCACCTTGGGCTAAGATTTTCCTTTTGGGACATCGAGCATTTTCCACGCATAACTTTTACATATTATGCAGTTTAttgcacaaaaacaacttcTCATGTTGATCACTCAGTCGCGTACGCAcggataataataatttgaagtGGAGCCACTCATTTCAGGATTAATATCTTCCTCGATCACAACTCAAGtattaaacatttaatgtgCATGAGACAATCGAATTAAGGTTGatgttatttactttttttttagcacagaaATATGAACATTGCCCAAATATCACGTAGGAACTATTTATTCTACAGTACACTGTTGTAACACGGACCGAGTAGCGGTGCACagtacaacacaaacactggatGGCGAGTGATGCGTTGAATGGCACGTatatgtttagtttttttacCTACTAATTATTCACTTTATAGTCTAACTTTCGGATAGATGTTTTCTCAGATTTGTTAAATAGTAACGAGAGCgtttcttcctttgttttttgGCGTTAAGTTACGTTGTTCAATGCTAGCGTAAGTTAGCCGAACAACTAGCCAACATTAGCTAACAATCCTCTGTTGTGACatgttctttccttttttttagcttttaacaCCGTTAATGGTCATTAATGGTTTGGTCTAAGTTAACCTCActgttatacacacacaacaagcCACATGATTGATGAATTATCTTGCTAACGTCCCCTCCAGAGACAGGAAGTAGCACTAGGTCTGCTAACTCcatattttgtgcttttgtccTCACAAATAtcatatttctctttcttttccttcagtgGGAGCACCTTGCAGGGTACTTTAAGTCCATTTTATTTTTGGGAATCCACATCAGCAGTAAGCCATGCCTACCGTGGTCTTAATGGACGTGTCTCTGTCCATGACACGACCAGTGTCATTGGATGGCAGCGAGGAGTTTCAGAGGAAGAACCTGGCTGTCCACGGACTTAATATGTTGTTTGAACACATGGCCTCTAACTATCGCTTGGAGTTCACATCACTGATGgccttttcttccctctggGAGCTCTTGGTGCCTTTCACCAGAGATTACAATGCATTACAGGTAAAGTTTGAGTCACATATGAAGTCAGTCTGAAAAGTCAAAGCATGTTGTCCTCTCTTGAGTCACTCCTCGAGTCTGACCTCAGATAAAACGATTCTGACTTTGCGGAGAAGTAGGTGATCATCTGATTAGTGTATTTTTCTGTGCAGGAAGCTCTGAGCAACCTGGAAGACTATGACAAGACCTGTGTTGAAGCAGCTCTTCAGGGAGTTAGTAATGTTGTGCAGCAGGAATGGGGCAGTGCTTGTCCCTGTCAGGTATTTTCATAATTCGCTTATATGACATCATCACAACtttcaatttattatttatcaaataaagCTGGTGTTTGGTCAAATCATTTTTCCATAGTGAGATTGGCAATATGTGCCCGTTTATTGTTACAAAGGATTATATTTATGTACCTCCTTCCTTTGTCCTTTAGGTGGTGCTGGTTACTGACGGATCTCTTGGTATTGGAAAGGGTTCCCTGCGTCACTCCCTCCAAACTCTAAAGCAGCGTGGGGATGACAAGAAGTTCCCACTCCCGTTCCCTTTCCCGACTAAAATGTTCATCATGTGTGTAGCCAATGCAGAAGAGGTACAAAATGACGCTTTTCTTGCTGGCTTTACAACAATTAATTTATGTTTTCTTGCATTTTGATCCGAACACAGTCAGTGTAAAGCCATGGAGGAAAGCTGATCAGACACAATTCAACCAGAGGCAACTGGTCATAATCAAGATAGCTATAAGCCCTCTCTACTGGGGCTTTATCCCCCAGATACTATTGGAGAAATAGTAGGATGAGAGAAGTGGAGTATGACACTCGTTACCAATTGCATGTTTAGCCAAGTGTCCTAGAATTCAGATATTCATAGTGATGAGCATTCTTGACAATGTCAATAACTGTTTCAGTGACTCCTCAACACTAGTGGTAATGGGCCATCTGCTGTACTGCTTTGATGAATTATTAAGATTGCATACTTTAAATGTTGTGGCAGTTGTGTATATATCTGTCCCTGAATTGGGATCAAAGTTGAAACTATAGAAGTCAGGAATGCCTGCACAAAGCAGTGATTTAAAGACTGAGGCCAATATTTGACCTGGAACCTGCAACAATTTTCTTCAGTGTGACTGGAAAGTTTCAGTTGCATCTGTGTAAAATTTAAGCATTTGCCAAGTGCTTAAAATGGATTCGCTAGCTGCTACAAATGCAACCCCCTTTCTTGTGTAATTGCAGTTGCTAATGACTGATGCCATGGACAACTTGGAGGAGTTACTTCGTCTCAGTGGGGGTGATGGACAGATCTTTACTGTGGAGGGACCACTTTGCATGAAGAGTGTACAGGCTATGTTTGGGTATGACTCTAACTGAAAATTTAATCCAGAAACTGTACTTTTCATGTTTGATATACTTACTATTGTATACTGTTGTATGTCTTCAGGAGGCTGATTGATCACGCATACTCTCCCTTCCATGCTGTCCTGCACTGTGGGAACCTGTCCTCAGACGTTCAGGTGTTCCCTCGACCCGAGCCTGTTGTGATAGATGAGGAGGTAGAGCCCATGCCCCGAACAGTCAATACAGGTAGAGCTGGCTTAAATTTTCATAATTTAGAgtaatatttaaacatttcttttccGTTAAGACATCTTCATTCTGTTATATTTGTTTCAGATTTGGAAATTGTGGGCTTCATTGAAATTGCTGACATTTCCAGTCCTCCTGTTATATCTAGACACTTGGTACTGCCTATTGCTGTAAACAAAGGTTAGTAttgaaaatgtgttgtgttgtctaGAGGTCATTGCTATTGGTGTAACTGCTTTTCACAGAAAATGTCTAGATTTTCTTTAATGGGGTGAATCATTTTAAACAGAATTTCGCCTGCACTGTATGTCCAGACTCCTATAAAAGTTGTTCTCTGCTTCAAAAAACAGTTTATGGTCAACTACGTCTTTTTGCAACAAAGACAGCAAATATTTTGCTTTCGGTAATTCAGTTtagaaaaagcaaacacattgaaataaattatagtttaataacaataaatagttaaaatacagAGTTTGTGATGtaaatgatatttttttcaaaacactTACAGAGATTATTGTCAC includes these proteins:
- the ints14 gene encoding integrator complex subunit 14, giving the protein MPTVVLMDVSLSMTRPVSLDGSEEFQRKNLAVHGLNMLFEHMASNYRLEFTSLMAFSSLWELLVPFTRDYNALQEALSNLEDYDKTCVEAALQGVSNVVQQEWGSACPCQVVLVTDGSLGIGKGSLRHSLQTLKQRGDDKKFPLPFPFPTKMFIMCVANAEELLMTDAMDNLEELLRLSGGDGQIFTVEGPLCMKSVQAMFGRLIDHAYSPFHAVLHCGNLSSDVQVFPRPEPVVIDEEVEPMPRTVNTDLEIVGFIEIADISSPPVISRHLVLPIAVNKEVDEVGTGATDELEEEPSASQMAGKSPNFCVLLHGSLKVEGMVALVQLGPEWYGMLYSQADSKKKSNLMMSLFEPGSEPLPWLGKISHLGPISEAAENPYGEDDSKSPFPVQPQAKRSYAQNVTVWIKASGLQTDVQKILRNARKLPDKTQTFYKELNRLRKAALAFGFWELLKGVADLLERECTLLPDSAHPDAAFQLSHAAQQLKLASTGDSQYAAFDHNIVPMHTDFSS